The Deinococcus seoulensis genome window below encodes:
- a CDS encoding DUF4394 domain-containing protein, protein MKKVALLTLISTVALASCNMNRTPEAPAGQIAYGLSSDGKQLVTFGMNNADASYVKTDITGLGTETLVDLDVRNTDGLLYGVTASGKIYKISTENGAATVDSTIKDATVVAVDFNPFANRLRVIGTNDTNFRHTLGSTNTTPDGTFALYPTGDTNAGTSPNLVAAAYTNSFNDTGRTAPATTALFTIDADLDILVAHPPVGAPQFNTLQTVGTLGVNVMPEMTGFDIAGASNAYLSSVSNNDTNLYTVDLTTGKATMKGKLSGVKLKSIALKLAAQ, encoded by the coding sequence ATGAAAAAAGTTGCCCTGCTCACCCTGATCTCCACCGTCGCCCTCGCCTCCTGCAACATGAACCGCACGCCCGAAGCTCCCGCCGGGCAGATCGCCTACGGCCTGAGCAGCGACGGCAAGCAGCTCGTGACCTTCGGCATGAACAACGCCGACGCCAGCTACGTGAAGACGGACATCACGGGCCTGGGCACCGAGACACTGGTGGACCTGGACGTGCGTAACACCGACGGCCTGCTGTACGGCGTGACTGCCAGCGGCAAGATCTACAAGATCAGCACCGAGAACGGCGCGGCGACGGTAGACAGCACCATCAAGGATGCCACGGTGGTCGCCGTGGACTTCAATCCCTTCGCCAACCGTCTGCGCGTGATCGGCACGAACGACACAAACTTCCGCCACACGCTGGGCAGCACCAACACCACCCCTGACGGAACGTTCGCCCTTTACCCCACGGGTGACACCAACGCTGGCACGAGCCCCAACCTTGTGGCCGCCGCCTACACCAACTCATTCAACGACACCGGCAGGACGGCCCCCGCAACGACGGCACTGTTCACGATTGATGCCGACCTCGACATCTTGGTCGCCCACCCGCCCGTCGGAGCGCCTCAGTTCAACACCCTTCAGACCGTCGGTACCCTCGGCGTGAACGTGATGCCCGAGATGACCGGCTTCGATATTGCCGGGGCCAGCAACGCGTACCTGAGCAGCGTGTCGAACAACGATACGAACCTGTACACCGTGGACCTGACCACCGGGAAGGCCACCATGAAGGGCAAACTGAGCGGCGTGAAGCTCAAGTCCATTGCCCTGAAACTCGCCGCGCAGTAA
- a CDS encoding 5-formyltetrahydrofolate cyclo-ligase: protein MTRPDPPADLPDKAAWRAWARATRAGLPDVSDEVVAGLRVFLRSVGARRVLAYRALPGEPDVAALHGEFELLTTRARFRPVPRLTLHAWESATELSRFGALQPPPGAPEVPLSSVDVALLPALAFDVRGVRLGYGGGFYDRLLPGFAGVTVGVTVRALVAARLPRDAHDCPVAWLATEAGVTAALTGP from the coding sequence ATGACCCGACCTGATCCGCCCGCCGACCTGCCGGACAAGGCTGCCTGGCGGGCGTGGGCGCGGGCCACGCGGGCAGGGTTGCCGGACGTGTCGGATGAGGTCGTGGCGGGCCTGCGGGTGTTCCTGCGGTCGGTGGGGGCGCGGCGGGTGCTGGCGTACCGGGCGTTGCCGGGCGAGCCGGACGTGGCGGCCCTGCACGGCGAGTTCGAGTTACTGACCACCCGCGCCCGCTTTCGCCCCGTGCCGAGGTTGACGCTGCACGCGTGGGAGTCGGCGACGGAACTCAGCCGGTTCGGGGCGCTGCAACCGCCGCCCGGTGCGCCGGAGGTGCCGTTGTCGTCGGTGGATGTGGCGCTGCTGCCGGCGCTGGCGTTCGACGTGCGGGGCGTGCGGTTGGGGTACGGGGGCGGGTTTTACGACCGCCTGCTGCCGGGGTTTGCGGGGGTGACGGTGGGCGTGACGGTGCGGGCGCTGGTGGCAGCGCGCCTGCCGCGTGACGCGCATGACTGCCCGGTCGCGTGGCTGGCGACCGAGGCGGGCGTCACGGCGGCCCTGACCGGCCCGTAG
- a CDS encoding 2Fe-2S iron-sulfur cluster-binding protein: MITVQVEGFGEIQARSGERLVLALERGGVDVLHRCGGAARCTTCRVSFQEGEPDAMTAAEFDKLTEKDLIGQARLSCQIECAPGMSLTPLQTAGSTGLEPGKAPAEEIEPDPVWTTRPGASTEG; encoded by the coding sequence ATGATCACGGTGCAGGTGGAGGGGTTCGGGGAGATTCAGGCGCGCAGCGGCGAGCGGCTGGTGCTGGCGCTGGAGCGTGGCGGCGTGGACGTCCTGCACCGTTGCGGGGGCGCAGCGCGCTGCACGACCTGCCGCGTCAGCTTTCAGGAGGGCGAGCCGGATGCCATGACGGCCGCCGAGTTCGACAAACTGACCGAGAAAGACCTGATCGGGCAGGCGCGCCTGTCCTGCCAGATCGAGTGCGCGCCCGGCATGAGTCTCACGCCGCTTCAGACGGCGGGCAGCACGGGACTGGAGCCCGGCAAGGCCCCCGCCGAGGAGATCGAACCGGACCCCGTCTGGACCACCCGGCCCGGCGCGTCCACCGAAGGCTGA
- a CDS encoding DUF421 domain-containing protein translates to MSAEVVPFDWARMLLGDTPPLFLLEIAFRTAVMFLWLVLLLRVTGKRGLAQLSPLEVAIVIGLGSAAGDPMFYPEVPLLHAMLVMALVVGLQRLISHLVIVSERVETFVEGTPVELIRDGVLLGGGLERANLSREDVFERLRAQGVRQLGAVQRAYFEQDGNLTVFTHPHDPPPGLPVVPPWDLEPPPELGSDAARAFTGPLACLECGRTQNGAQDGAGPCACGSDRWTPALTDPLSPNPAAGADGPDDGAADGPADGGEAAPAAAGPH, encoded by the coding sequence GTGAGCGCCGAGGTCGTTCCGTTCGACTGGGCGCGGATGCTGCTGGGCGACACGCCCCCGCTGTTCCTGCTGGAAATCGCGTTCCGCACGGCCGTGATGTTCCTGTGGCTGGTGCTGCTGCTGCGCGTGACCGGCAAACGCGGACTGGCGCAACTCAGTCCGCTGGAGGTCGCCATCGTGATCGGGCTGGGGTCGGCGGCGGGCGACCCGATGTTCTACCCGGAAGTGCCGCTGCTGCACGCCATGCTGGTCATGGCGCTGGTCGTGGGCCTGCAACGCCTGATCTCGCATCTGGTGATCGTCAGCGAACGCGTCGAGACGTTCGTGGAGGGCACGCCCGTCGAACTGATCCGCGACGGCGTGCTGCTGGGCGGCGGCCTGGAACGCGCCAACCTCAGCCGCGAGGACGTGTTCGAGCGCCTGCGCGCGCAGGGCGTGCGGCAACTGGGCGCGGTGCAACGCGCGTACTTCGAGCAGGACGGCAACCTGACCGTGTTCACGCACCCGCACGACCCGCCGCCGGGCCTGCCGGTCGTGCCGCCCTGGGATCTGGAACCACCCCCGGAACTCGGCTCGGACGCGGCGCGGGCGTTCACTGGGCCGCTGGCCTGCCTGGAGTGCGGCCGCACCCAGAACGGCGCGCAGGACGGCGCGGGACCCTGCGCGTGCGGTTCGGACCGCTGGACGCCCGCCCTGACCGACCCGCTCTCACCGAACCCGGCGGCAGGAGCAGACGGCCCAGATGACGGTGCAGCCGACGGGCCAGCCGATGGGGGAGAGGCCGCCCCCGCCGCCGCTGGCCCGCACTGA